One genomic window of Cellulophaga sp. Hel_I_12 includes the following:
- a CDS encoding TIGR01777 family oxidoreductase — MSVLITGATGLIGGEIVKECHRNNIDVHYLTTSKNKIQSTPNFKGYYWNPDQNEIDLNCFENVTAIINLAGATISKRWTPDYKKKILSSRVNSLRTLNNGLKKVDTSSIKSFVSASATGIYPDSITNFYEEDVVYPVKGFLAEVVAAWEQEANTFNNFNFSVATIRIGLVMSDKGGALPEMVKPINLYAGAPFGSGQQWQSWIHINDLARIFIFAVTQELNGVYNAVASNPVTNEKLTKKVAEVLAKKIIIPNIPGFVLNLILGEMSNLLLNSQRVSNKKILEEGFVFEYQNVGNALTSLYGKQD, encoded by the coding sequence ATGAGCGTTTTAATAACTGGTGCAACGGGTTTAATTGGCGGGGAAATAGTAAAAGAATGTCATAGAAATAATATAGATGTTCATTATTTGACCACCAGTAAAAATAAAATTCAGTCCACCCCTAATTTCAAGGGGTATTACTGGAATCCAGACCAAAATGAGATTGATTTAAATTGTTTTGAAAACGTTACCGCTATTATAAATTTAGCGGGGGCTACCATCTCAAAACGATGGACGCCTGACTATAAAAAAAAAATACTCTCAAGTAGGGTAAATTCACTAAGAACGCTGAATAATGGTTTAAAAAAAGTGGACACCTCGTCTATAAAATCATTTGTTTCTGCATCCGCAACAGGGATCTATCCTGATTCCATTACCAATTTTTACGAAGAGGATGTTGTTTATCCAGTAAAAGGTTTTTTGGCAGAAGTTGTAGCCGCCTGGGAACAGGAAGCAAACACCTTTAATAATTTTAATTTTAGTGTAGCTACTATTAGAATAGGTTTAGTCATGTCTGATAAAGGTGGGGCCTTACCCGAAATGGTAAAACCAATTAATCTTTATGCAGGAGCTCCCTTTGGTTCTGGACAACAATGGCAGTCATGGATTCATATCAATGATTTAGCCCGTATCTTTATTTTTGCAGTAACTCAAGAGTTAAACGGTGTTTATAATGCAGTAGCCTCGAACCCCGTAACCAATGAAAAACTGACAAAAAAAGTAGCTGAAGTACTTGCCAAAAAAATAATTATCCCTAACATTCCAGGCTTTGTTTTAAACTTAATCCTTGGTGAAATGTCAAATTTATTGCTCAATAGCCAAAGAGTAAGCAACAAAAAAATTTTAGAAGAAGGTTTTGTTTTTGAATACCAAAACGTGGGGAATGCCTTAACTTCACTATACGGAAAACAAGATTAG
- the dnaJ gene encoding molecular chaperone DnaJ, translating into MKEDYYDLLGITKGASAAEIKKAYRKKAVAYHPDKNPGDAKAEEMFKKAAEAYEVLSDENKKARYDQYGHAAFDGAGGFRGGGGMNMDDIFSQFGDIFGGGFGGGGFSGFGGGGGQRRAKGSSLKIRVSLTLEEVANGVEKKIKVKRKVQADGVTYKTCATCGGRGQVTKITNTILGRMQTAATCSSCGGSGQIIDQRPAEADAQGLVVKEETVAVKIPGGVEDGMQLKVSGKGNDAPGNGVPGDLIVAIETKEHDTLKREGDNLHYDLYVSISEAVLGTSKEIDAVTGKVRIKLEPGIQSGKILRLRGKGITSLNGYGAGDLLVHVNVWTPKTLNKEQKDFFEKMQSNENFLPNPEKSDKSFFEKVKDMFS; encoded by the coding sequence ATGAAAGAAGATTATTACGACTTATTAGGCATTACTAAAGGCGCATCAGCTGCGGAGATAAAAAAGGCATATCGTAAAAAAGCGGTAGCATATCATCCTGATAAAAACCCTGGTGATGCTAAAGCTGAAGAAATGTTTAAAAAAGCGGCTGAAGCTTACGAAGTTTTAAGTGACGAAAACAAAAAGGCACGTTATGACCAGTACGGGCATGCTGCTTTTGATGGTGCTGGAGGTTTCCGTGGTGGCGGTGGTATGAATATGGACGACATATTCAGCCAATTCGGAGATATTTTTGGTGGTGGTTTTGGCGGCGGAGGCTTTAGTGGCTTTGGCGGCGGCGGAGGCCAACGAAGAGCCAAAGGAAGTAGTTTAAAGATAAGGGTATCCTTAACTTTAGAAGAAGTTGCCAACGGTGTCGAAAAGAAAATAAAAGTAAAACGTAAAGTTCAAGCCGACGGAGTTACGTACAAAACCTGTGCAACTTGTGGTGGTAGAGGTCAAGTTACTAAAATTACAAATACTATTTTAGGTAGGATGCAAACTGCTGCCACCTGCAGTTCTTGTGGAGGAAGTGGTCAAATTATCGATCAAAGGCCTGCAGAAGCTGATGCACAAGGTCTAGTGGTTAAGGAAGAAACGGTTGCTGTAAAAATCCCAGGAGGGGTAGAAGACGGCATGCAATTGAAAGTGAGCGGCAAGGGTAATGATGCTCCTGGCAACGGAGTTCCTGGCGATTTAATTGTAGCTATAGAAACCAAAGAACATGATACCCTAAAAAGAGAAGGCGATAATTTACATTATGATTTATATGTAAGTATTTCCGAAGCTGTTTTAGGAACTTCCAAAGAAATTGATGCCGTAACAGGAAAAGTGCGTATAAAATTAGAACCAGGAATTCAATCCGGTAAAATTTTACGTTTACGAGGTAAAGGAATTACAAGTTTAAATGGCTATGGTGCAGGCGATTTATTAGTGCACGTCAATGTTTGGACGCCTAAAACCTTAAATAAAGAACAAAAAGATTTCTTTGAAAAAATGCAGAGCAATGAAAATTTTCTGCCTAATCCTGAGAAATCTGACAAATCTTTCTTCGAAAAAGTAAAAGATATGTTTTCTTAG
- a CDS encoding nucleoside triphosphate pyrophosphohydrolase family protein → MKNKLEAVALFHETFGMGVSKTMKANLGVDTNKLRFNLMDEENKEYLEAAEANNLIEVADALGDMLYILCGTILEHGMQYKIEEVFNEIQRSNMSKLGADGKPIYREDGKVLKGPNYFSPNIKQILEK, encoded by the coding sequence ATGAAAAATAAACTTGAGGCTGTAGCGCTATTTCACGAAACTTTTGGCATGGGTGTATCAAAAACAATGAAGGCTAACTTAGGAGTCGACACCAACAAGTTACGCTTTAATTTAATGGATGAAGAAAATAAGGAATATCTGGAGGCTGCTGAAGCCAATAACTTGATTGAGGTCGCTGATGCTTTAGGTGACATGCTCTATATTTTATGCGGAACAATTCTTGAGCATGGAATGCAATATAAAATTGAAGAAGTTTTTAACGAAATTCAGCGCAGTAATATGAGCAAATTGGGAGCGGATGGAAAACCTATTTACCGTGAAGATGGTAAGGTGCTAAAAGGGCCTAATTACTTTAGTCCTAACATTAAACAAATACTTGAAAAATAA
- the mnmD gene encoding tRNA (5-methylaminomethyl-2-thiouridine)(34)-methyltransferase MnmD, which translates to MERKIITTSDGSTTIQLVDWNEQYHSIHGAIQEAYHVFIKHGLSLFNQQRVDLLEIGFGTGLNAIITKIESEKSQLDINYVGVEAYPVSQEEVAQLNYIEQLKAPSFRDQFTKMHSCEWEKQQQISENFILTKQQKNFTNINAIDAYHLIYFDAFGARVQPELWTEAIFLIMYKALKDNGVLVTYAAKGSVRRAMQSVGFLVEKLPGPPGKREMLRARKTPIKP; encoded by the coding sequence TTGGAGCGAAAAATTATTACCACTTCGGATGGTTCTACGACCATTCAGCTTGTCGATTGGAATGAGCAATATCATTCTATTCACGGGGCTATTCAAGAGGCTTATCACGTTTTTATTAAACATGGTTTATCACTATTTAACCAGCAAAGGGTAGACCTATTAGAAATAGGATTTGGTACTGGATTGAACGCTATTATTACGAAAATTGAATCGGAAAAAAGCCAACTAGACATCAACTATGTAGGGGTTGAAGCTTATCCCGTAAGTCAAGAAGAAGTAGCACAGCTCAATTATATAGAACAACTGAAAGCGCCTAGTTTCAGAGATCAATTTACAAAAATGCATTCCTGTGAATGGGAAAAACAGCAACAGATTTCTGAGAATTTTATACTTACCAAACAACAAAAAAATTTTACAAATATAAACGCCATTGATGCTTATCATCTTATTTATTTTGATGCATTTGGGGCAAGAGTACAGCCAGAACTTTGGACTGAAGCTATCTTTTTAATCATGTACAAGGCTTTAAAAGACAACGGCGTGTTAGTAACCTATGCAGCTAAAGGCAGTGTTCGTAGAGCGATGCAGAGTGTAGGTTTCTTAGTTGAAAAATTACCTGGCCCACCTGGAAAGAGAGAAATGTTGAGAGCTCGGAAAACACCTATTAAGCCTTAA
- a CDS encoding DUF4920 domain-containing protein, protein MKRINILFVFFTLIVACKGQNKEQEVVQKEEIAVNYASFGDKIDAINALNTSEMTKKYQNLAVADTLTTKFSATVVEVCKSKGCWMTLKLEDGTEAMVKFKDYGFFMPKDIDGKEVIVNGKAFIEAMSVDEQRHYAEDGGESAAAIAAITEPKKTMRFDADGVLIKQ, encoded by the coding sequence ATGAAAAGAATTAACATTTTATTCGTTTTTTTTACACTTATTGTTGCCTGCAAGGGCCAGAATAAAGAACAAGAAGTGGTGCAAAAAGAGGAAATTGCGGTGAATTATGCGTCATTTGGAGATAAAATTGATGCAATTAATGCTTTAAATACTTCAGAAATGACCAAAAAGTATCAAAATCTAGCAGTTGCTGATACCTTAACTACAAAATTTTCTGCGACTGTGGTAGAAGTATGCAAATCTAAAGGTTGTTGGATGACATTAAAGTTAGAAGACGGTACGGAAGCGATGGTAAAGTTTAAGGACTATGGTTTTTTTATGCCTAAAGATATTGATGGAAAGGAAGTTATTGTAAACGGAAAAGCTTTTATTGAAGCTATGTCTGTGGATGAGCAAAGACATTATGCAGAAGATGGTGGTGAATCTGCAGCGGCTATAGCAGCCATTACTGAACCAAAAAAGACAATGAGGTTTGATGCTGATGGCGTATTGATAAAGCAATAG
- a CDS encoding nucleotide exchange factor GrpE, with product MSDKNDLEDILNDNLNEEVQDNIEQHGEETQEEDVQEVSIEEQLKEEVAKEKDKFLRLFAEFENYKKRTSKERLELFRTAGQEIITALLPVSDDFDRAMLELSKSENKEVFKGVELIQNKFKQVLKSKGLDEVEVKAGDVFDAEIHEAITQIPAPDKKMKGKIIDVIEKGYSLGDKVIRHPKVVVGN from the coding sequence ATGAGCGATAAAAATGATTTAGAAGATATTCTTAATGATAACTTGAACGAAGAAGTTCAAGATAACATTGAGCAGCATGGAGAAGAAACTCAAGAAGAAGATGTACAGGAGGTTTCTATTGAAGAGCAATTAAAAGAGGAAGTTGCAAAAGAGAAAGATAAATTTTTAAGACTTTTTGCAGAATTCGAAAATTATAAGAAAAGAACTTCAAAGGAACGTTTGGAATTATTTAGAACTGCTGGTCAAGAGATAATTACGGCCTTATTACCAGTATCTGATGACTTTGACAGAGCTATGCTAGAATTATCGAAATCCGAGAATAAGGAAGTTTTTAAAGGTGTTGAATTAATCCAGAATAAATTTAAACAAGTTTTAAAATCTAAAGGTCTAGACGAAGTCGAAGTAAAAGCTGGGGATGTTTTTGATGCTGAAATTCATGAAGCCATAACTCAAATTCCTGCCCCTGATAAAAAAATGAAGGGGAAGATTATTGATGTTATTGAAAAGGGATATTCGCTTGGAGATAAAGTTATTCGCCATCCGAAAGTGGTTGTTGGAAATTAA
- a CDS encoding ABC transporter permease — protein MNKLGLIIKREYLAKVRNKSFVIMTFLSPILMVAMVILIAFLTKLNDSEKTIIAVLNESDYFSNEFITTASTSYVNFEDITVKSAIDSTLSLGYYGLLHIPDDNNLEEITANTYFYTKESPSSLVIDKLEKIFAFRLEQKRLQQLGVSKKDFEEINANFSLRTSTFSGVLNVKGFNEIRAFIGGGFGYLIMMFIIIYGGFVMRSVIEEKTSRIIEVIISSVKPFQLMMGKIIGTSLAGITQFIIWIFSATLLLTIVILVFDIDPASFNSANQITESGLPSAGNISEMNEKMLTLGTELYKIPWAMLMTFFLVYFLLGYLIYSSIYAAIGAAVDNETDTQQFVFPVILPLMLAIYVGFFSVFNNPHGPIAVAFSLFPLTSPIVMLMRLSNGLGEGGVPIWQLIVSIILLIITFIGIVWFAAKIYRVGILMYGKKPTYRELYKWLKY, from the coding sequence ATGAATAAATTAGGATTGATTATAAAAAGGGAATATTTAGCCAAAGTCAGGAATAAATCTTTCGTTATAATGACTTTTTTGAGCCCTATTTTAATGGTGGCTATGGTTATTTTGATTGCATTTTTAACTAAATTGAATGACAGTGAAAAAACAATTATAGCCGTTTTAAATGAAAGTGATTATTTTAGTAATGAATTTATAACTACCGCGTCAACATCGTATGTAAATTTTGAAGATATAACCGTAAAATCGGCGATAGATTCTACCCTTAGCTTAGGATATTATGGCTTACTACACATTCCTGACGATAATAATTTAGAAGAAATTACAGCCAACACCTATTTTTATACTAAAGAATCCCCTAGCAGTCTAGTAATTGATAAACTTGAAAAAATATTTGCATTTAGATTAGAGCAAAAAAGATTGCAACAATTAGGTGTTTCTAAAAAAGATTTTGAAGAAATAAATGCCAACTTTTCCTTGCGTACATCAACGTTTTCAGGAGTACTTAATGTAAAAGGCTTTAATGAAATAAGGGCATTTATAGGTGGCGGCTTTGGTTATTTAATAATGATGTTTATTATTATTTATGGTGGATTTGTCATGCGCAGCGTTATAGAAGAAAAAACAAGCAGAATTATTGAAGTCATTATATCGTCAGTAAAACCCTTTCAGCTAATGATGGGAAAAATTATTGGTACATCACTTGCAGGAATTACCCAATTCATTATATGGATTTTTTCAGCCACGCTACTTTTAACCATCGTTATTTTAGTTTTTGATATTGATCCCGCTAGTTTTAATTCGGCAAATCAAATAACTGAATCAGGATTGCCATCGGCAGGTAATATTTCTGAAATGAACGAAAAAATGCTCACCTTAGGGACTGAATTATATAAAATTCCTTGGGCCATGCTGATGACCTTTTTCTTGGTTTACTTTCTTCTTGGCTATCTCATCTATAGTTCTATTTATGCGGCCATTGGTGCAGCTGTAGATAATGAAACAGATACGCAACAATTTGTTTTTCCAGTTATTTTGCCTTTAATGCTAGCGATTTATGTCGGTTTTTTTTCTGTATTTAATAATCCGCACGGACCTATTGCAGTTGCATTTTCATTATTTCCCTTAACATCACCAATCGTAATGCTTATGAGACTCTCTAATGGCTTGGGAGAAGGTGGTGTTCCTATATGGCAGTTAATTGTCTCTATAATTTTATTAATTATTACATTTATAGGCATAGTTTGGTTTGCTGCAAAAATTTACAGGGTGGGTATTTTAATGTATGGTAAAAAACCTACCTATAGAGAACTGTATAAATGGTTAAAGTATTAA
- a CDS encoding mechanosensitive ion channel family protein, with protein sequence MQETTGKVQEIIENDIWGTVKDFLDLGIQFGKGEKEINITIGLILLLVVAFLTTSFLLKWLRYLFTRKMEVDDKNKFISVFKFLRYLIYLIVIVFTMSAAGINITILLTASAALFVGLGLALQEIFQDVIGGIFIIVDKSLSVGDIIEVDGKVGKVFEIKLRTTRCITRDDKVIIIPNHKFISELVYNYTQNHRTTRESVKIGVAYGSDVALVTKLLEEAVHSQKGILKSPKPFVLFEDFGDSALLFSVNFFINDSFSDPRIKSAIRYKLDDSFRANQITIPFPQRDVHLFQQQPFQHVNTGKINDEK encoded by the coding sequence ATGCAAGAAACGACGGGTAAAGTACAAGAAATTATTGAAAATGACATATGGGGAACCGTAAAGGATTTTCTTGATTTAGGAATTCAATTTGGTAAAGGAGAAAAAGAAATTAATATTACAATTGGTTTAATATTACTTTTGGTGGTGGCATTTTTGACCACTAGTTTTCTGTTAAAGTGGCTGCGATACCTTTTCACCCGTAAGATGGAAGTTGATGATAAAAACAAATTTATCAGTGTTTTTAAGTTTTTAAGATACCTAATTTACCTCATAGTCATCGTTTTTACCATGAGCGCTGCCGGTATTAATATTACGATATTGCTCACCGCCTCTGCAGCATTATTTGTGGGTTTAGGTTTAGCCTTACAAGAAATATTTCAAGATGTTATTGGTGGTATTTTTATTATTGTAGATAAATCATTAAGCGTAGGCGACATTATTGAAGTAGATGGTAAAGTGGGTAAGGTTTTTGAAATTAAATTAAGAACAACAAGGTGTATCACCAGAGACGATAAAGTGATCATTATACCAAATCATAAATTTATAAGTGAATTGGTTTATAACTATACGCAAAACCATAGAACCACAAGGGAATCTGTTAAAATTGGGGTGGCTTATGGCAGCGATGTAGCTTTAGTAACCAAGCTTTTAGAAGAGGCTGTGCATTCACAAAAAGGAATTTTGAAAAGTCCTAAACCCTTTGTGCTTTTTGAGGATTTTGGAGATTCAGCCTTATTGTTTTCTGTAAATTTTTTTATTAATGATAGCTTTTCAGATCCAAGAATAAAAAGTGCCATTCGGTATAAGTTAGATGATAGCTTCAGAGCGAATCAGATCACCATTCCGTTTCCTCAAAGAGATGTACATCTGTTTCAACAACAGCCTTTTCAACATGTAAATACAGGTAAAATAAATGATGAGAAGTAA
- a CDS encoding branched-chain amino acid aminotransferase has translation METTAKNLISIEKSKTSKIEQVDFDNLAFGSVFTDHMLVCDYKNGAWEKPKIVPYGPLMLNPSAKIFHYGQSIFEGMKAYKDTAKDVYLFRPLDNHKRFNISAKRMAIPEIPENYFMEGLKALLQLDEKWIPTKEGSSMYIRPFMFATGEGFHASPANEYKFMICLAPSGAYFAGKVKVLIEETYSRSANGGVGFAKAGGNYAGQFYPTQLAIEKGYNQVIWTDDNTHEHIEEAGAMNIFVRINDTLITAPTSDRILDGITRKSIIDIAKAEKIPVEVRKITVKEVVEAAQNGSLKEMFGAGTAAVISPISTFGHRGSDYDLPVLDASYASLLKKKITDIQYNKTEDTFGWRVKI, from the coding sequence ATGGAAACGACCGCTAAAAATCTAATTTCAATAGAAAAAAGCAAAACATCAAAAATAGAGCAAGTAGATTTTGACAATCTAGCTTTTGGTAGTGTTTTTACGGATCACATGCTAGTTTGTGATTATAAAAATGGTGCCTGGGAAAAACCTAAAATTGTGCCTTATGGCCCTTTAATGCTAAATCCATCAGCTAAAATTTTTCATTATGGGCAGTCGATATTTGAGGGTATGAAAGCTTATAAAGATACGGCGAAAGATGTGTATTTATTTAGACCTCTTGACAATCATAAACGTTTTAATATTTCTGCAAAAAGAATGGCTATTCCTGAAATTCCTGAGAATTATTTTATGGAAGGCTTAAAAGCATTATTGCAATTGGATGAAAAATGGATTCCGACTAAAGAAGGTAGCTCCATGTATATACGCCCATTTATGTTTGCTACTGGCGAAGGTTTTCATGCCTCACCCGCCAATGAATACAAATTTATGATTTGCCTTGCTCCTTCTGGCGCCTATTTTGCAGGGAAGGTTAAGGTTTTAATTGAAGAAACCTATTCGAGATCGGCAAACGGTGGGGTAGGTTTTGCGAAAGCAGGAGGTAATTATGCAGGACAATTTTATCCAACACAATTGGCTATAGAAAAAGGGTACAACCAAGTGATATGGACTGACGACAACACCCATGAACATATAGAAGAAGCGGGCGCAATGAATATTTTTGTTCGTATTAATGACACTTTAATTACAGCTCCGACAAGTGACAGAATTTTGGATGGTATCACTAGAAAAAGTATTATTGATATTGCCAAAGCTGAAAAGATACCGGTAGAAGTTCGAAAAATTACAGTAAAAGAAGTCGTTGAAGCAGCTCAAAACGGAAGTTTAAAAGAAATGTTTGGCGCAGGTACTGCTGCTGTTATTTCTCCAATAAGTACATTTGGACATAGAGGTAGCGATTATGATTTACCTGTATTAGACGCTAGCTACGCATCGCTCCTCAAGAAAAAAATCACCGACATACAATATAATAAGACAGAAGATACGTTTGGGTGGCGGGTTAAGATTTAA
- a CDS encoding P-II family nitrogen regulator, with amino-acid sequence MKKIEAIIRKSKFDELKKALHQIEVNFFSYWDVTGVGNEKQGHVYRGISYSTSDIQRRYLTIVVSDEFLEKTIHTILEVASTGNVGDGKIFVSDVIEAYRIRTKESGQAGIN; translated from the coding sequence ATGAAAAAAATCGAAGCAATTATTCGAAAATCAAAATTTGATGAGCTAAAAAAGGCGCTGCATCAAATTGAAGTAAACTTTTTTAGTTACTGGGATGTAACAGGAGTTGGAAACGAAAAACAAGGTCATGTGTACCGCGGAATATCGTATAGTACCAGTGATATTCAAAGAAGGTATTTAACTATTGTCGTTTCTGACGAATTTCTAGAAAAAACAATTCATACCATTCTAGAAGTAGCCAGCACAGGAAACGTAGGGGATGGAAAAATATTTGTCTCGGATGTTATTGAGGCCTACCGAATAAGAACAAAAGAAAGCGGTCAAGCAGGAATTAACTAA
- a CDS encoding ABC transporter ATP-binding protein yields the protein MNHILVAKEVSKSYGNHIALNKISLEIPENSIYGLLGPNGAGKTTLIRIINQITHPDTGLVFFNGEPLHQKHISLIGYLPEERGLYKSMRVGEQALYLAQLKGMPKNEAKTKLKYWFDRFEIGDWWLKKVQELSKGMAQKVQFIVTVLHEPKLLIFDEPFSGFDPINANLIKDEILELKRKGTTIIFSTHRMESVEELCEYIALIHKSEKILDGKLSDIKNAYKKNIFEVGMQSPEGLNLLDKLRAKFTIANEKFDAAYNQLNFNVQLTHQNTQEVLTQMAAIAPINHFLEKVPSANEIFIRTIASKNSNE from the coding sequence ATGAACCATATTTTGGTAGCTAAAGAAGTTAGTAAGAGCTACGGAAACCATATCGCATTAAATAAAATTTCTTTAGAAATTCCAGAAAATAGTATTTATGGACTACTTGGGCCCAACGGCGCAGGTAAAACTACCTTGATTCGAATTATCAACCAAATTACACATCCCGACACTGGGTTGGTTTTTTTTAATGGAGAGCCATTACATCAAAAACATATTTCTTTAATAGGCTATTTGCCTGAAGAGCGTGGGCTGTATAAAAGCATGAGGGTTGGGGAACAAGCCTTGTATCTAGCTCAATTAAAAGGGATGCCCAAAAATGAAGCTAAAACAAAACTAAAATACTGGTTTGATCGATTTGAGATAGGCGATTGGTGGCTTAAAAAAGTACAGGAGCTTTCCAAAGGGATGGCACAAAAAGTACAGTTCATTGTTACTGTTCTGCACGAGCCTAAACTTTTAATTTTTGACGAACCTTTTAGCGGTTTTGATCCAATTAATGCCAACCTTATTAAGGATGAAATTTTAGAATTAAAACGAAAAGGTACTACTATCATATTTTCAACACATAGAATGGAGTCTGTGGAAGAACTGTGTGAATATATTGCTTTAATTCATAAATCTGAAAAAATATTAGATGGCAAGTTATCAGATATAAAAAATGCCTATAAAAAAAATATTTTTGAAGTGGGGATGCAAAGCCCTGAAGGCTTAAATCTTCTTGATAAATTAAGAGCTAAGTTTACTATTGCCAACGAAAAATTTGATGCAGCCTATAACCAATTAAATTTCAATGTGCAGTTAACGCATCAAAACACCCAAGAGGTTTTAACACAAATGGCTGCTATTGCCCCCATAAATCATTTTCTAGAGAAAGTGCCGTCTGCCAATGAAATTTTTATCAGAACTATAGCAAGTAAAAATTCGAATGAATAA
- the crcB gene encoding fluoride efflux transporter CrcB: protein MKQLVLVFLGGGFGSVLRFFIGKNLNSYFTNFYLGTFLVNILGCLIMGIIFGVSLKNNTLTENQTLLLATGFCGGFTTFSTFALENHTFLKSGDILNFFVYTLLSIIIGIASIALGLWTSKFL from the coding sequence ATGAAACAATTAGTACTGGTTTTTTTAGGCGGCGGTTTTGGCAGTGTTTTGCGATTTTTTATTGGCAAAAATTTAAACAGCTATTTCACTAATTTTTATTTAGGTACTTTTTTAGTCAACATACTTGGCTGCCTTATTATGGGAATTATATTTGGTGTTTCCCTAAAAAATAACACACTAACAGAAAATCAAACACTATTGCTCGCCACAGGCTTTTGTGGTGGTTTTACTACTTTTTCCACATTTGCACTTGAGAATCATACTTTTTTAAAATCTGGTGATATTTTAAACTTCTTCGTTTATACCCTACTGAGTATTATTATTGGTATTGCCTCGATTGCCTTAGGCTTATGGACCTCTAAATTTTTATAG
- a CDS encoding DUF6268 family outer membrane beta-barrel protein — MMRSKNTWIFFFVSFFFSMIIQAQTPDVLRLEYMTMPENNAGAQLSRIKLVANIPFKVREKDNILIGAEYNGFNYNLEQVLPFDKNVFKNFHVIDLNVAYIHRYDEQWRFISVVTPRLSSTLNDGLQNKDLTLNVTIGAFKEQKDIAKPTRLVLGIAYNGTVALRIPLPIIYYEKRFDTHWSYVIGAPKSGMKYHLDEKHMFQTEFILDGYYSNLQNNIVVPNGMTATAIASSAAIVTLGYQYALDKNMFFYGYLGHTIFQDAVLRNEERKISYTINEEPSFYFRTGFRIGL; from the coding sequence ATGATGAGAAGTAAAAATACTTGGATCTTTTTTTTTGTTAGTTTCTTTTTTTCGATGATCATACAGGCACAGACCCCAGATGTTTTACGCTTAGAATATATGACCATGCCTGAGAATAATGCAGGTGCTCAACTTTCTCGGATTAAATTGGTGGCTAATATTCCTTTTAAAGTGCGCGAAAAGGACAATATTCTTATAGGTGCCGAGTATAATGGATTCAATTATAATCTAGAACAAGTACTGCCTTTTGACAAGAATGTGTTTAAGAATTTTCACGTCATCGATCTTAATGTAGCTTACATACATCGATATGATGAGCAGTGGCGATTTATCAGTGTGGTGACGCCCAGATTATCTTCCACATTAAACGATGGTTTACAAAATAAGGATCTAACTTTAAATGTAACGATAGGGGCTTTTAAAGAACAAAAAGATATAGCGAAACCCACACGATTAGTTTTAGGTATCGCTTACAACGGAACAGTAGCCTTGCGGATTCCCTTACCCATAATTTATTACGAGAAAAGATTTGATACCCATTGGTCCTATGTCATAGGAGCTCCAAAAAGTGGTATGAAATATCATCTTGATGAAAAGCATATGTTCCAAACAGAGTTTATTCTAGATGGATATTATAGCAATCTACAAAATAACATTGTAGTTCCTAACGGCATGACAGCAACAGCCATAGCCTCTTCGGCGGCAATAGTTACTTTAGGGTATCAATACGCCTTAGATAAAAATATGTTTTTTTATGGGTATCTTGGCCACACCATATTTCAAGATGCCGTATTGCGAAACGAAGAGCGAAAAATAAGTTACACTATAAATGAGGAACCTAGTTTCTATTTTAGAACCGGATTTAGAATAGGACTTTAA